TATACACAAGGGTATTACAAACTGGGTTGTTGGTATTATTTATTGTATTAATCCTGATGTTAGGAGTGCCCTGTTCACTTTCAGGTCTGCAAGGATCCTGCAGAGGATAATGAACATTGCACCTGCAATGGTAAAAACAAAAAGGGGAAGATGTGGATAGGAGGCCTGAGGGCAGTTTAACCCTGGGAAAGTTAGCTCAGAAATGTAAATAACCCCAGGCAGAGAGAGctgtgaaaaacaaaggaagaggaggtgTGAATTTCCCAGGCGGTGAAGGAGATCGGGGAGGTGtatgaagggggagaaaaagcacTTGAGGGCTGGTGGTGTGATAACAAAAGGAAAGGCTTCTTGGCGGTCTTGGATGCAAAAGCTTCTTGGTGTCGGTGCCTTTACTTTTGGTGCTGCAGCACCGGACTCCCCGGGGGGGACACAACACCGGAATCCCGGGGGGCTCACAGCCCTGGCTCCCAGGGGATTCACAGCCCTGGCTCCCAGGGGATTCACAGCCAGTGCTCCCGGGGGGTTCATAGCCCTGGTTCCCGGGGTACTCACAGCCAGGGCTCCCGGGGGGCTCACAGCCAGGACTCCCAGGGGGCTCACAGCCAGGACTCCTGGGGGGCTCACAGCCAGGGCTCACGGGGGGCTCACAGCCAGGGCTCCCGGGAGGCTCACAGCCAGGGCTCCTGGGGGGCTCACAGCCAGGGCTCCCGGGAGGCTCACAGCCAGGGCTCCCGGGGGACTCACAGCCAGGGCTCCCGGGAGGCTCACAGCCAGGGCTCACGGGGGGCTCACAGCCAGGGCTCCCGGGAGGCTCACAGCCAGGGCTCCTGGGGGGCTCACAGCCAGGGCTCCCGGGTGGCTCACAGCCAGGGCTCCTGGGGGTCTCACAGCCAGGGCTCCCGCGGGGCTCACAGCCAGGGCTCCTGGGGGGCTACTACACTGGTGGCCttctgggcacacactggctcacagtcaccctcaggtccttctctgtggagcagctctccagccactcctctctAAAACTGCAACACTGAAGGGGGTtgtgtgccccaagtgcagcactcagctcttggccttgttgaacctcatcccttTGGCCTCACCTCATggatgcagcctggccaggtccctctgcagagcctcccagccctccagcagatcaactcccacccagcttggtgtcacctgcaagctGACTGAGGGAGCCTCCATACCTTCACCCAGATCATTGCTAAAAATGTTAAACAGGACCGGctccagtgctgagccctgggggacaccacttggaCATGGGGGACACAGGGGacatggaggcaggggaggacATGAGATGTATGAGGGACATCACAGGTAGGGGTGACATTGGGTGCAAGGGTGGCATTGGGTGTGGGGGTGGACATTGGGTACAGGGCGAACATGGGAATGGGAAGGATATGGGGGGACATAAGgggcaggaaggacatggggTTCAGGGGGAACATGGGAATGGGAGGGATATGGGGGGACATAAGgggcaggaaggacatggggTTCAGGGGAACATGGGAATGGGAGGGATATGGGGAGACATAAGgggcaggaaggacatggggTTCAGGGGGAACATGGGAATGGGAGGGATATGGGGGGACATAAGgggcaggaaggacatggggTTCAGGGGGAACATGGGAATGGGAGGGATATGGGGAGACATAAGgggcaggaaggacatggggTTCAGGGGGAACATGGGAATGGGAGGGATATGGGGGGACATAAGgggcaggaaggacatggggTTCAGGGGGAACATGGGGGACAGGGAGGATGTGAGGTGCAGAGGAGACGTGGGGTACAGGGGGCCATGGGGAGCAGAAAGCACACAGGGTGCATGGGAGTCTTGGGGCACAGCAGGGGCATGGGATGCAGGAGGAGCATGGGGTACAGGGGTGGCGTTGGCTGCAGGGATGCCATGGAGTGCAGAGGTGACATGGGGTACAAGGAGAGAATGACAGTGGCTGGAAACCaaagaaggatctgggggtgctggctgccAACTGGCTGAGGATaagccagctgtgcccaggtgcccaagaagagcaccagcagcctggcctggagcagcaatggtgtgggcagcaggagcagggcaatgGACTGGGCAatggtaaggccacacctcaaacactgagatcagttttgggctccttaCCCCacgaaggacattgagggctggagcaggtccagagaagggcaacagatctggggaagggtctggagaagaggactggggaggggcagctgagggacctggggttgtatggtgtggagaagaggaggctgaagggagaccttattgctctctacagctccctgaaaggaggctggagccaggggtcACTCAGAGACCTCTGTACATGCAGCTCCAAGTTACTTGTCTCATTGGTAAATTGAGGTTCCCCTCTGGacaggtcctgggcagcctgatctggtggaggatgtccctgctgactgcagagggcgtTGAACTgaatgaccttggaggtcccttccaacccagaccattctctgtcTGGATGATCCTTGCAGctcctatcacagaatcattaaggctggaaaagatctctaagaacatcaagtccaaccatcaacccaacatcaccatgtccccaggtgccatggccacaggtttctagaacacctccagggatggggaccccatccctgggcagcctgctccaacccctgaccgAACTGAAGTGTCCTACAACCGGAGAACCTGCGAATGCCAAGTTCTCGGTTTGGACACCAGAGGTCCGTAGAGGATCACAAACGCTGCTGGAGTCCCACAGCTACCCCTGACCTGCAGCTGGAATGTATCACAgcacgttggaagggacctccagagattatccagtccaagccccgtgccaaagcaggggcacccgGGGTAGTcggcacaggaatacatccaggcaggttttgaaagcctccagagaaggagactccacaacccccctgggcagcctgctccagggctctgtcaccctcactgtaaggaagtttctccttatgttgagctgaaatcttttgTGTTCAGGCTTGtccctgttgtcccttgtcttattgctgtgcaccactaaaaagagcttggcccctccacttgccccccacccctcagctgttgagggacattgatcagatccctctcagtcttctccaggctttccacccccagggctctcaatctctctcCCCAGGGGAGATGCCCCCAAATCACCCTGGTGactctcccagcagctctctgtctctcttgaactggggagccccagactggacacaggattgcagctgtggcctcagcagggcagagcagaggaggagcagaacctccccagccctgctggccacacttctcttgctgccccccaggaccccattggctctcctggccccaagggcactttgctgtcccatgcagaacttgctgcccaccagcactccaaggtctttctccatggagctgctttccagcagggcatttcctgacctgtcctgctgcctgctgttattcctccccaggtgcaggaccctgatcttgtccttactgaactctTTGAgatttgcctgcagccagctctcagcctgggctgtgggaggtgtccatgtccatggcagggggttggagctggatgagctttgaggtcccttccagcccaacccactCTGTAggtcagcctggccttgaacacctccagggaggaggcagccacagcctccctgggcaacctgtgccagtgtctgcccagccttactgtcaggaatttcttcctcctctccagactcaatctgccctctcccatcTCAAAGCCTTTCCCCTCATCCtgacactcccagcccttgtcaaaagtcccttcccagctctcctggaactccttcaggtactggaaggctgctccaaagcttccctggagccttctccaggctgcacagctccagctctcagcctgtccccacaggggaggttctgcagccctctgatcatcttggtggcctcctctggagcctctccagcagctccaggtccttgtgctgggggctccagagctggaggcagtgctgcaggtggggtctgagcagagcagagcagaggggcaggatccttcccttgccctgctggccacacatctcctgctgcagcccaggccatGGGTGAGAtcctcctcacccagcaccccaaagtccttctccttcaggCTGTTCTCCATCCACTCTCATCCACATGGTGCTTGTCCCAGCACTTTGTGTCTCAGAGGAGCCTTTcttggagagcagcaaagggCACTGCCCTCACCCAACAGCCCTCCAGGCATTCAAACCAGCACTAAAACAGACATGGGGAGGAACATCTGGAGCTccacctccccatccctggagggttccTATGCAGATGTGTTGCTGAAGGATGTGGTTTTGTGGtggccttggcagtgctggggtcatgACTGGACCTGGTGGAtctttagactgggtattaggagaagctgtggatgtcctctccctggaggtgttcaaggccaggctggatgaggccttgaacaagctgggctggtgggaggtgtccctgcccatggcagggggttgaaactggttgatcttcaaggtcccttccaacccaacccattccatgatctcaaaggtctcttccagcctaaaggattctgtggttctctgcttttcctcaccTGGAAAACCCCAGGAAGCTTGGGAGAAATTCAGCATCAGTCTGCAGGACCTCACCTGGGAGACAACTCCTCTGGGATGGGAGAGTTTCCCACCCCCAGCCACAGgaccaccaccctcctggggttGAGCATCCCCTTGGGCTGTGGTTTGAGCATCCCCAGGCTTCAGTTCAGGATGGGCAGCTCCATAGGAGAAGCCTCCTGACTGATggagctggcactgggcacaCCCCCAGCTGGCTTTGTGCCCCCTCCAAACACTTAGGGAtcagagaaccatggaatggtttgggctggagaagccctctgagatcatcagctccaaccctcaacccaaccctactatggccaccaaaccatggccccaggtgccatggccacaggttccttcaacatctccaggatgttcactctgccacctccctgggcagcccctgccAGGTCCTGACTGCTCCTGCAGGACAGAAACTTTTCCTcgtggccaacctgaacctcacCACCACAGAGTGATGAGAGGCAGGACCCCCCCTGACTCTGCTGGACCCCTCCTGACTCTGCTGGACCCCCCCTGACTCTGCTGGACCCCCCCTGTCTCTGCTGGACCCCCCCTGACTCTGCTGGACCCCTCCTGACTCTGCTGGACCCCCCCTGTCTCTGCTGGACCCCCCCTGACTCTGCTGGACCCCCCCTGTCTCTGAGCCTGCCTGCccctgaggaagagaaggagcaggattcaggcctccagcagagggctgagaggaaaacatgtttaaaaaaaaaaaaaaaaaaaggcaaagcagcaaaaaaaatttatttaagCTTCAGCATCTGAGCTACTTTCCCCCTCCCGGGGTGGTGTGCAGGAGGTGGATCTGCTGAGGGTCCCCAGGGAGGGATGTgcagaggctctggggagaggtcccagcaggaggctgcagaagctCCATgttccagagcagagctgtgggatgctcagagggctgcaggacaGCCCCAGGACgctgcctcccagcagagccctcccCAGGCACAGGGTGGCACCGAGCTTGGGTGCCAAGGCTGctggggcactgctgctgtcctccctgctgccagcagctcctgtgggagagccagcagggagcagatggCTGCCTGAGCCCCAGGCAGGTGTTTGTGCAGCCTCCAGACCATGACCTCAGtccacaacctcccctccagagcctgcccagtccctgccctgctggaggtGCAGAACTGAAGCCAATTTTGTTGTGTGTCCTCTCCTGCCCACCCAGAGCCCCCCCAGTTTGCTGCTCCCATTCTGTCTCTTCACCCTCCTGTGCTACCAACCAGCTCACAGCCAACTCTCCCTGGTGCCCCCTCCCACCCTGCCCATCTCTGCCCACAGCCAACTCTCCCTGGTGCCCCCTCCCACCCTGCCCATCTCTGCCCACAGCCAACTCTCCCTGGTGCCCCCTCCCACCCTGCCCCTCTCTGCCCACAGCCAACTCTCCCTGGTGCCCCCTCCCACCCTGcccatccctgcccacagccaacTATCCCTGGTGCCCCCTCCCACCCTGCCCATCTCTGCCCACAGCCAACTCTCCCTGGTGCCCCCTCCCACCCTGCCCatctctgcccacagcctgcccacagcTTTGGCAGGTCCTGACTCCAGTCTTAGAGATCCACCTGgcagctcctcccagccccctccctccacagcagaggtgctgcagcccttggatcatcctcatggcctgctctggaccctctccagcagctccaggtccttcttgtgctgggggctgcagagctggaggcagtgctccgggtggggtctcagcagagcagagctgcaagcgCTGAAGGCTTCACACCACAGCTCCTCAACCTGCAGGGAGCTTCTCTCCCTAATTACAGCAATTAATCCccggggaggctgtggagcatCTTCCCCAATTAACCTTCTCAGCCCTCAGgtgcaggaaggagctggaggccaGAGGAGCTCCTGGGTGCCTCTGAGCAGCTTCAGCCTCTGCCTCCATCAAGGTCTTGCAGCAGCCCTCGCAGGGTTCCTGCCTCGATCGCTGCTcccctcctgcttctctctctcctgcaaTCCCAGCAcagttcaggctggaagggacctctggagcccATCTGAGGCCAAGTCCCTACCACAGCAGGGAGCAtcccaggctgcttctgctctgggcTGCCTTGGAGCATCTCAAGGGTTGCTTGGGTGGAACGATGTCACCAGCAGCAAGGGACAGCAGCTGGCAAGGGACTGGGgtctgcagctgcaggtttgGGGTCTCCAGCTGCAGGTTTGGGGTCTCCAGCTGCAGATTTGGggtctccagctgcaggacttggGGTCTCCAGCTGCAGATTTGGGGTCTCCAGCTGCAGGTTTGGggtctccagctgcaggacttggggtctccagctgctgcccaaggTGTTGTTTCTCCTTCCCATGTTTGCAGCCTTCAGGCTTGGGATAGGGACCCCAGACCCTCGTGGGGcacccctggggacaccacccccaggctggaggggagctgctggctaCCAGCAGGGGGCCAGGGCACTGGCAGGGGGCATGGGCACCCCATCtgccccacccctgcccccgctgcccccagggctctcctcGATGCCACCGCTCAGGGCGGtctgggggctgctgggtggCACCTCTGTGGcactggcagctgccagccagggcagggccagGTACTTCTGCACCTCCATGGCAGGGCTGCGCCGGTCGgggtccagctgcagcaggcgcCGGAACATCTCCAGCCCCCCAGAGCTgaagctctgccaggctgctggcaccccctgcccctccagcccctcctgccagGTGCTGAAGTCTTGGAACAGGGGGtcagagctggcagccagggccCAGGGGAAGCAACCTGtgcagaggcagaagaggaggacAGCGAAGGCCCAGACGTCCAGGCTGGAGTCCAGCTCCAGCGTCTCggagccctgcagctggcagagctcaggGGGGGCATAGGGCAGGGTGCCAGACATGGCCCCCACGGGCGAGCCCTGCACCCTGGTCAGCCCAAAGTCGCCCAGCTTCACCCTCTGGCACTGGGGGTCGAAGAGGAGGACGTTGTCCAGCTTCACATCGCGGTGCACCAGGCCGTGGCTGTGCATGAAGTCCAGGGCCTGTGCCAGCTGCCGGGCACAGCGCTtcaccagctcctctgccagcccctcctGTGGGCAAGGGTGGGACAGtcacccctggcacagcctgcccGGAGGCCTGCCTGGCACCAGTGAGTTGCACTTGGCCCCACGGCAGCCTGCGgtcacctcctgtgctgccaagGGTCTGCTGCCACCCATGGCACCACCGCACACACTGCAAAActgccctggcacctcctcccttaccttccctctcctcccagtCCCCATCAGCCCAAGGTCATCTATCCAGCCCTGGGGTGAGCAGCGCACAGGTCCCTTACCCACCCCggggctgagcagggcacagaggtcCCCAAGGGGGCACAGGGGTCCCTCATCCACCCCggggctgagcagggcacaGGAATCCCCAGGGGAGTACAGGGGTCCCTTACCCACCCCAGGGCTGAACAGGGCATAGGGGTCCCACACCCACCCTTGTGTCAAGCAGGGCACAAGGGTCTCCAGGGGGCGCAGAGTTCCTTTACCCACCCCggggctgagcagggcacagaggtcCCCAAGGGGGCACAGGGGTCCCTCATCCACCCCggggctgagcagggcacagggatcCCCGGGGGGAACACAGTTCCCTCACCCACCCCGGGGCTGAGCAGGGCGCAGAGGTCCCCGGCGGGTGCCAGCTCCTGTGCGAAGGCGAAGTGCGTGGTGGTCTCGAAGGCGAGGGGCAGTGCCCGCAGGCAGGCGCCGTGCCCGGCCAGGCAGCGCCCGATGCAGTACTCCCGCAGGAACCCTCGCCGCGAagtcttctccttcagcagcagcttcaggacCACCGCTGAGCCTGGTCGCGGAGGGGAGAGCCCCAGAGAGAGGGGCGGCCCCGGCTCAGCCCCGCTCGGCACCCCCGGGGTGCTTTGGTTAGAGCCAGGAGGTGGCATGGGGCggggggaggtggtttgggtaGAGCCAGGAGGTGGcatggggtgggggaggtggtttgggtaGAGCCAGGAGGTGGCATGGGGCggggggaggtggtttgggtaGAGCCAGGAGGTGGCATGGGGCggggggaggtggtttgggtaGAGCCAGGAGGTGGCATGGGGCggggggaggtggtttgggtaGAGCCAGGAGGTGGCATGGGGCgggggaggtggtttgggtaGAGCCAGGAGGTGGCATGGGGCggggggaggtggtttgggtaGAGCCAGGAGGTGgcatggggcagggggaggtggtttgggtcGAGCCAGGAGGTGgcatggggcagggggaggtggtttgggtcGAGCCAGGAGGTGgcatggggcagggggaggtggtttgggtcGAGCCAGGAGGTGGCATGGGgcagagggaggtggtttgggtaGAGCCGGGGGTCGGCTCGGGTAGGTCGCGGTGGGGCCGCTTGGGGAGCAGGGGACCCTCTGCCCACccacctcccccctgccccgGCACCCCTCACCCCCACCGCGGGGCTCCGTCAGCACCACTCGCCCGTAGGTGCCgctgcccagctcctccagcacgGCGTagtgctcctccagctcctgccggGGCACCTCCTGCCCCGTGCGAGCCATCAGCCGCTCCAGGAACTCTTCGTtgtcctcctcatcctcatctgACTCCTCCATGGGCCCTGGCTGCGGCCGAGCTCCCCCCagctgtgaggcagcagcagcctggtggcCCCACGGCACCCACTGGGGACATCCCAGTGCAGCCCAGTACTGGGTGGGCCATCCCAGTTTAGCCAAGTTCAGCCTGGTGCAGCCCCAATCAGTCCAGCCCAGTTCAGCCCAGTCCAACCCACTCAACCCAGTGCAGCCCAGACCAACCTGGCCTGAAGCATCCCAGACTAACCCAGTTcagtccagtccaacccacccaAGACCAATGCAGTCCAGCCTTGTGCTGTCTAATGCAGCCCAGACAAGCCTGGGCCAGTCTGATTTAGCCCAGTACATCCCAGTTCAGATCAGTttagcccagcccagcccaacctATTCTAGCCTGGTCCAATCAAGCCTAAACCAGCACAGTCAAGCCCAGCACGACCCAGTTCAGTCCAGTTTAGCCCAGCCCAGTCCAGTGcagcccagcccaacccattctaacCCAGTCCAGTCAAGCCTAAACTGGCATAGTCAAGCCCAGTTCAGCCCAGTCCTATACCAGCAGGGGATGGGGACCTCAACCTGCCCATGTGGTGGAGCTGAGGACCCCTGAGGGGCTGAGCACCCCTGAGGGGCTCCCTCTTGGGCCCTCACACAGGAGGGGGCTCAGTCccacatccagcccagctcagccccacatcAGCCCCCAGAGGAGAGGCCCCAGAGCCTCCCAGGGGAGGGACAGGAGATGCTCATTGTGCCCCACATCCCCCCATGGATGGGCTCAGGGCTCCCACCTCCCACTGCACCTTCCCCCACTGATGTGCTCAGGgttccctctccccaccccacatCCCTGCTGTGATGAGCTCAGGGCTCCCTTCCGCCACCCCATATCCCACCCCACATCCACCCacagacaggctgagggcttcctctccccaccccacaccccccaagATGGGTTCAGGGCTCTCTCTTCCACCACTCATCCCCCATTGGATGGCTCAGGGCTCCCTCTCCCTACCCCACATCCCCCTCTGATGGCCTCAGGGCTCCATCTGCCACCCCACATCCCACCCCACATCTTCCCTCTGATGGCCTCAGGGCTCCATCTGCCACCCCACATCCCACCCCACATCTTCCCTCTGATGTGCTCAGGgctccctctccccacctcaTCCTCGGCCCTGAAGCAGGGCCCTGGACGCTTCTCCTCTGCACCAGTAGCTGCAGCCTGGCCGCAGcgaggtcagcagcagcagcagcagcacctccaggtgTGCAGAGCTGGGACAAGCACTTTgtgtcccctcccccccccccctcccaggcCCACCCCTCCCGAACTGCCGTGGGGCTGAGCCAAGAGGACCATGCGAGCAAGCCAGACGCAGCGGGGCAGGGTCGAGTGTCCCTCggggctggctggggacagctgaggagcccaggagCGCTGGGGTGGCCTCACCTGTGTCCCCCCGCGAGTgtcccagcagggccaggcGCTCCCAGGGCACTGCCGGCTGCCCCCCGGCCCCAGCCCCCGGCCCCAGGAGCTGTGACTCAGAGTTTCCTGCTGCCGGCCGCTGCTAATCTCCGCAGGGAACATTTGGCAGCCCCAGAGCCTGCCCAGGGCCAAAGATAGGCTGGAGCCTGGCAGTGGTGTGGACAGACGGACGAGGGATggggggacagacagacaggatgGAACTGGGGATGagggagacagacagacaggatggagctggggatggaggggacagacagacaggatggagctggggatggggggaCGGACAGGATAGAGCTAGGGATGggggggacagacagacaggatggagctggggatggggggaCAGACAGGACAGAGCTAGGGATGggggggacagacagacaggatggagctggggatggaggggacagacagacaggatggagctggggatggaggggacagacaaacaggatggagctggggatggggggacagacagacaggatggagctggggatggaggggacagacagacaggatggagctggggatggaggggacagacagacaggatggagctggggatgaggggacagacagacaggatggagctggggatggggggaCAGACGGGATGGAGCTAGGGATGggggggacagacagacaggatggagctggggatggggggacagacagacaggatggagctggggatggaggggacagaCGGACAAgatggagctggggatgagGGGCAGACAgacaggatggagctggggatggaggggacagacagacaggatggagctggggatggaggggacagaTGGACAAgatggagctggggatgagGGGCAGACAgacaggatggagctggggatggaggggacagacagacaggatggagctggggatggggggacagacagacaggatggagctggggatgcagggacagacagacaggatggagctggggatggaggggacagacagacaggatggagctggggatggggggaCAGACGGGATGGAGCTAGGGATGggggggacagacagacaggatggagctggggatggaggggacagacagacaggatggagctggggatggaggggacagacagacaagaTGGAGCTGGGGATAGggggggacagacagacaggatggagctggggatgggggggCAAGCAGGA
This genomic window from Indicator indicator isolate 239-I01 unplaced genomic scaffold, UM_Iind_1.1 iindUn_scaffold_53, whole genome shotgun sequence contains:
- the LOC128980001 gene encoding uncharacterized serine/threonine-protein kinase SBK3-like, producing MEESDEDEEDNEEFLERLMARTGQEVPRQELEEHYAVLEELGSGTYGRVVLTEPRGGGSAVVLKLLLKEKTSRRGFLREYCIGRCLAGHGACLRALPLAFETTTHFAFAQELAPAGDLCALLSPGGLAEELVKRCARQLAQALDFMHSHGLVHRDVKLDNVLLFDPQCQRVKLGDFGLTRVQGSPVGAMSGTLPYAPPELCQLQGSETLELDSSLDVWAFAVLLFCLCTGCFPWALAASSDPLFQDFSTWQEGLEGPAMEVQKYLALPWLAAASATEVPPSSPQTALSGGIEESPGGSGGRGGADGVPMPPASALAPCW